A region of Silurus meridionalis isolate SWU-2019-XX chromosome 15, ASM1480568v1, whole genome shotgun sequence DNA encodes the following proteins:
- the LOC124398311 gene encoding bone morphogenetic protein 5-like codes for MSLVLVVSLVLAACHLGKASVLRPSPEEPADAESPQVIRMNGCQEDLLQNVCKVVLDSLNLQSEPDVSVPGMAQIREQWSKFFKSTTNPNPLETHAADNTQPISSSSSSSLSSSSSRSGNSAHLQCCKFASEIFIKDLGWDKWIIYPESFTFVQCGVCVPQQNMRMFNCRDDDLSALDPPSQKPCCEATSHDSVPFLYVDKTRSLVISSVSLPRECGCSHSDDTQTLQP; via the exons ATGTCCCTGGTGCTCGTTGTGTCGCTCGTGCTGGCTGCTTGTCATCTGGGAAAAGCGTCTGTTCTCCGTCCTTCACCAGAAGAACCGGCGGATGCTGAATCTCCTCAAGTTATCAGGATGAATGG ATGCCAGGAAGATCTGCTCCAGAACGTATGCAAGGTAGTTCTGGATTCTCTGAACCTACAATCCGAGCCTGATGTGTCCGTTCCTGGGATGGCTCAGATTCGAGAACAGTGGAGCAAATTTTTCAAAAGCACCACCAACCCAAACCCTCTAGAAACCCATGCAGCAG ACAACACACaaccaatatcatcatcatcttcttcgtctttgtcttcatcatcatccagGTCTGGGAATTCAGCACACCTCCAATGCTGCAAGTTCGCCTCCGAGATTTTCATAAAAG ATCTGGGTTGGGATAAGTGGATCATTTACCCGGAGAGCTTCACCTTCGTCCAGTGCGGTGTGTGCGTCCCTCAGCAGAACATGCGCATGTTTAATTGCAGAGATGATGACCTCTCGGCTCTGGACCCTCCCTCACAG AAGCCGTGCTGCGAAGCGACCTCACATGACTCCGTGCCCTTCCTGTACGTCGATAAAACGCGCTCCCTCGTTATCAGCTCCGTCTCTCTGCCCCGCGAATGCGGCTGCAGCCACAGTGATGACACCCAGACCCTTCAACCGTGA